The window ctgccacatacgtctggtGTCTGAGACGTGGTTGGCTTTGTCTTCATAATcagtgattgtctggagtccctgccacatacatctggTATCTGAGACGTGGTTGGCTTTGCCTTCATAATCAgggattgtctggagtccctgccacatacgtctggtGTCTGAGACGTGGTTGGCTTTGCCTTCATAAtcagtgattgtctgtagaccctgccacatacgtctggtgtctgagccgttgaattgcgactccactttttCTCTGTACTGTCGTTTAGCCTCATTGCCTTACGGAGGTCATAGCTTGTCTGTTTGTACACGTCCATGTTCCCAGTTACCTTGCTAGGGTTAAatttgcactttcagttttgcacaaatGCTGCCGTCTCGTAATAGTTTGGATAATTTGTAATGGTCACAGTGgtaacaacatcctccatgcaggtagcctagtggttagaggcaggtagcctagtggttagaggcaggtagcctagtggttagaggcaggtagcctagtggttagaggcaggtagcctagtggttagagcgtgatCAAAACAATGTTGAAACatagattctgattggtcagattGAACAGTCCTCACCATGGGTTCTACCTGCTCAAGTCCCTGCGTATAGGTggggaggagcagaatggaggcGTGATCTGATTTGCAGAAGGGAGGGCGGGTGGCAATGATCCAGAGTCCGTGATTCGCGTGTAGCACAGAAGATGGGTTTAGAATTTTGTTTACGTTTTCCTCAGATTTCCTTTATTCAAGGCCCCGGCTACAATACATTTGATGTCAGGATAAacagtttccagtttgcacatcGGCAGTAAACTGgaattatcttgggaggtaatgtggtcggcatttgatgGTGAGGTGTTCCAGATCGGGAGAACGAAAGGACTTCCTGTACGTTACCACAATCACaacatgagttgttaatcataaaTCAAATCCCTCCGCCTTTCTTTTTCCCGGAGAGTTgtttcttcctgtcctctcgATGGACGGAGAACCCCGCTGGCTGAATTGAGGGGGACAATAAATCCAgaagagagccatgattccgtaaAACAGaatatgttacagtccctgacgTCTCTCTGGAAGGTGATCCTCGCCCTGACCTCgtatactttattgtccagggactgagtagtatagcgagtaatatactcggaagccgTGGATGATATGCACGCCACCCGAGTCTGACTAGGGGATGAGAATGAATGAATAGATAGACGATGAGAATGAATgtttatgcattttttttttaaatgacatgtGCTTCACAAATGGCAACCTCTTGCCCATATAGTGTACTGCTTTTGGCAGAGCCctataagggaatagggtgccgtttgagaCACGGACTATATCCTCTCTCTGTTGTAACACGTTGTGTTTCTTGTCGTTGTAGTTTCTGCAAGACACCCTTGATGCCCTGTTTAACATTATGATGGAGAACTCAGACAGCGACACGTTTGACACCCTGGTGTTTGATTCCTTGGTAAGTACCGGTtgttttaaaacacacacattaaATATTTGATTTTGTTCTGTTTGGTGTGTAGGATATTATACTGTTATACCACACTGTGGCGCTGTGAccgtatcatacagctatgactCATACACATTACTAATGTATGCATGTGTTGTCAAAGAGGAAGTTGACATAGATTCACAGTATCCCGTGTGGACAAACAGAATACAGACAAGTTGTCCCAGATTGTCTCTCTGCCTCTGGTCTGCCTCAGGCATTGTGTGGTTTTGAAAGAATGTTAAATACACACCTTAACACCGTGAAGGAATGTTAGCTATGTGCCAGAGACGAGGTCCTGGGTTAGAGACAACCAGAGGACAGGGGCGCGCCTacctgttggggcgcctacctgttgGGGCGCCTCCCTGGTTGGGACGTCTacctgttggggcgcctacctgttggggcgcctacctgttggggcgcctacctgttggggcgcctacctgttggggcgcctacctgttggggcgcctacctgttggggcgcctacctggttggggcgcctacctggttggggcgcctacctggttggggcgcctacctggttggggcgcctacctggttggggcgcctacctggttggggcgcctacctggttggggcgcctacctggtTGGGGCTCCTACCTggttggggcgcctacctggtTGGGGCTCCTACCTggttggggcgcctacctgttgGGACGTCTACCTGTTGGGACGTCTacctgttggggcgcctacctgttgGGACGTCTACCTGTTGGGACGTCTACCTGTTGGGACGTCTacctgttggggcgcctacctgttggggcgcctacctgttgggacgcctacctgttggggcgcctacctgttgGGACGTCTACCTGTTGGGACGTCTacctgttggggcgcctacctgttggggcgcctacctggttggggcgcctaccttgttggggcgcctacctgttggggcgcctacctgttgGGACGTCTACCTGTTGGGACGTCTACCTGTTGGGACGTCTacctgttggggcgcctacctgttgggacgtctacctgttggggcgcctacctgttgGGACGTCTACCTGTTGGGACGCCTacctgttggggcgcctacctgttggggcgcctacctggttggggcgcctacctggttggggcgcctacctggtTGGGGCGCCTCCCTGGTTGGGACGTCTACCTggttggggcgcctacctgttggggcgcctacctgttggggcgcctacctgttgGGGAGCCTACCGGTTGGGGCGCCTACCggttggggcgcctacctggttggggcgcctacctgttcgggcgcctacctgttggggcgcctacctggtTGGGGCGCCTCCCTGGTTGGGACGTCTACCTGTTGGGACGTCTACCTGTTGGGACGTCTacctgttggggcgcctacctgttgGGACGTCTACCTGTTGGGACGTCTacctgttggggcgcctacctgttgggacgcctacctgttggggcgcctacctgttggggcgcctacctgttggggcgcctacctggtTGGGGCGCCTCCCTGGTTGGGACGTCTacctgttggggcgcctacctgttggggcgcctacctgttggggcgcctacctgttggggcgcctacctgttggggcgcctacctgttggggcgcctacctggttggggcgcctacctggttggggcgcctacctggttggggcgcctacctgttggggcgcctacctgttgGGACGTCTACCTGTTGGGACGTCTacctgttggggcgcctacctggtTGGGGAGCCTACCTGTTGGGGAGCCTacctgttggggcgcctacctgttggggcgcctacctgttgGGACGTCTACCTGTTGGGACGTCTACCTGTTGGGGCGCCTCCCTGGTTGGGACGTCTACCTGTTGGGACGTCTacctgttggggcgcctacctgttgGGACGTCTACCTGTTGGGACGTCTacctgttggggcgcctacctgttgGGACGTCTACCTGTTGGGACGCCTacctgttggggcgcctacctgttggggcgcctacctgttggggcgcctacctggttggggcgcctacctggttggggcgcctacctggttggggcgcctacctggttggggcgcctacctggtTGGGGCGCCTCcctgttggggcgcctacctgttggggcgcctacctggttggggcgcctacctggttggggcgcctacctggtTGGGACGCCTACCTGTTGGGACGCCTACCTGGTTGGGACGCCTACCTGTTGGGACGCCTACCTGGTTGGGACGCCTACCTGTTGGGACGCCTACCTGGTTGGGACGCCTacctgttggggcgcctacctgttggggcgcctacctggttggggcgcctacctggtTGGGACGCCTACCTGGTTGGGACGCCTACCTggttggggcgcctacctggtTGGGACGCCTACCTGGTTGGGACGCCTACCTGGTTGGGACGCCTACCTggttggggcgcctacctgttggggcgcctacctgttggggcgcctacctgttggggcgcctacctgttggggcgcctacctgcCGATTTTCAGAATGCATTTAACTACAGCACTGTATTGCATACTAATAACACATTATATAGTTGTGTATATAACTTATAAACAGTGCTTATAACACATTATATAGTTGTGCATATAACTTATAAACAGTGCTTATAACACATTATATAGTTGTGTAATTCTTATAAAGTGCTTATAACACATTATATAGTTGTGTACATAACTTATAAACAGTGCTTATAACACATTGTATAGTTGTGTATATAACTTATAAACAGTGCTTATAACACATTATATAGTTGTGTAAAATGTATATAACTTATAAACAGTGCTTATAACACATTGTATAGTTGTGTATATAACTTATAAACAGTGCTTATAACACATTATATAGTTGTGTAATTCTTATAAACAGTGCttataacacattatacagttgTGTATATAACTTATAAACAGTGCTTATAACACATTATATAGTTGTGTATATAACTTATAAACAGTGCTTATAACACATTATATAGTTGTGTAAAATGTTTATAACTTATAAACAGTGCTTATAACACATTGTATAGTTGTGTATATAACTTATAAACAGTGCTTATAACACATTATATAGTTGTGTATATAACTTATAAACAGTGCTTATAACACATTATATAGTTGTGTAAAATGTATATAACTTATAAACAATGCTTAACACATTATATAGttgtgtaaaatgtgtataacTTATAAACAGTGGTTATAACACATTGTaacattaattaaatactttaTAAGACATATGTAAAATGTGTTTTAATTGAGTTCAGTTGTAGTAGTATGTCTGATAGATAATATTCCACTTAATGGTTAAAGTATTAGAACCGTCAGACCATAGTCTATACTACAGATAAGCTGTATCACAGGGTGGATCGTTAATCGCAtattacattacacacacacacacacacacacacacacacacacaaatacattgaAAACATGCATGAGATCCTACAGCCGGACGGTCCATGTATTTTCCAGCCAGCTAGACGGTCCAATTACAATATCTCTCTAAAGCTGAAACAAGTAGTTGACTAAATGTCTTTACAGTAATAGAGCTGTTTGTAGTACTATATAATATTAAATCACCATCCTAATGTCTCCACAGTAATAGAGCTGTTTGTAGTACTATATAATATTAAATCATCATCCTAATGTCTTTACAGTAATAGAGCTGTTTGTAGTACTATATAATATTAAATCATCATCCTAATGTCTTTACAGTAATAGAGCTGTTTGTAGTACTATATAATATTAAATCATCATCCTAATGTCTCCACAGTAATAGAGCTGTTTGTAGTACTATATAATATTAAATCATCATCCTAATGTCTCCACAGTAATAGAGCTGTTTGTAGTACTATATAATATTAAATCATCATCCTAATGTCTTTACAGTAATAGAGCTGTTTGTAGTACTATATAATATTAAATCATCATCCTAATGTCTTTACAGTAATAGAGCTGTTTGTAGTACTATATAATATTAAATCATCATCCTAATGTCTTTACAGTAATAGAGCTGTTTGTAGTACTATATAATATTAAATCATCATCCTAATGTCTCCACAGTAATAGAGCTGTTTGTAGTACTATATAATATTAAATCATCATCCTAATGTCTTTACAGTAATAGAGCAGTTTCTAGTACTATATAATATCAAATCATCATCCTAATGTCTTTACAGTAATAGAGCTGTTTGTAGTACTATATAATATTAAATCATCATCCTAATGTCTTTACAGTAATAGAGCTGTTTGTAGTACTATATAATATTAAATCATCATCCTAATGTCTCCACATTAATAGAGCTGTTTGTAGTACTATATAATATTAAATCATCATCCTAATGTCTTTACAGTAATAGAGCTGTTTGTAGTACTATATAATATTAAATCATCATCCTAATGTCTCCACAGTAATAGAGCTGTTTGTAGTACTAAATAATATTAAATCATCATCCTAATGTCTTTACAGTAATAGAGCGGTTTGTAGTACTATATAATATTAAATCATCATCCTAATGTCTTTACAGTAATAGAGCTGTTTGTAGTACTATATAATATTAAATCATCATCCTAATGTCTTTACATTAATAGAGCTGTTTGTAGTACTATATAATATTAAATCATCATCCTAATGTCTGCTGTTTGTAGTACTATATAATATTAAATCACCATCCTAATGTCTTTACATTAATAGAGCTGTTTGTAGTACTATATAATATTAAATCATCATCCTAATGTCTTTACAGTAATAGAGCTGTTTGTAGTACTATATAATATTAAATCATCATCCTAATGTCTTTACAGTAATAGAGCTGTTTGTAGTACTATATAATATTAAATCATCATCCTAATGTCTTTACATTTAATAGAGCTGTTTGTAGTACTATATAATATTAAATCATCATCCTAATGTCTTTACAGTAATAGAGCTGTTTGTAGTACTATATCATATTAAATCATCATCCTAATGTCTTTACAGTAGTAGAGCTGTTTGTAGTACTATATAATATTAAATCATCATCCTAATGTCTTTACAGTAATAGAGCTGTTTGTAGTACTATATAATATTAAATCATCATCCTAATGTCTTTACATTAATAGAGCTGTTTGTAGTACTATATAATATTAAATCACCATCCTAATGTCTTTACATTAATAGAGCTGTTTGTAGTACTATATAATATTAAATCATCATCCTAATGTCTTTACATTAATAGAGCTGTTTGTAGTACTATATAATATTAAATCATCATCCTAATGTCTTTACAGTAATAGAGCTGTTTGTAGTACTATATAATATTAAATCATCATCCTAATGTCTTTACATTAATAGAGCTGTTTGTAGTACTATATAATATTAAATCATCATCCTAATGTCTTTACAGTAATAGAGCTGTTTGTAGTACTATATAATATTAAATCATCATCCTAATGTCTTTACAGTAATAGAGCTGTTTGTAGTACTATATAATATTAAATCACCATCCTAATGTCTTTGTGGCTATTCCATTGATTTTAACTTCTGACGCACCTTATTGTACAACCCCTGTATCAGTAAATGTTATATATGTGGTTTTGTAATAGTCACCTATGACTAGGTAATAGTCACCTATGACTAGGTAATAGTCACCTATGACTAGGTAATAGTCACCTATGACTAGGTAATTGGCAGTGGAGCCGGCTCCCCTTACCCAGAGAGAAACCACACACCGACTACTGCGTCTTACATTATCTGGGGAAAGATAGAATAGAGAAAATTTGGCTTTTCATTATTTCCAATCTACATTtcatttcctcctctctctctcctttttgtcCATTTTCAATGAAGAAAGAAAACGTCTAGTTTTTTCCTCCCAACTCTTTTGTGACCGTACGGTTTGTGTTTTTAAATGAATttgtttctgtatttttttttttttggcagGTATTCATAATTGGACTGATTTCAGACAGGAAGTTTCAGCACTTTAACCCTGTCCTTGAAACCTACATCCGCAAGCATTTCAGTGCTACTCTGGCGTACACGTGAGTACCGCTTATTACCGCTCGAGAAATATaccgagtggacaaaacattaggaacacctgctctttacatgacatagactgaccaggtgaatccaggtgaaaacctatgatcccttattgaggtcacctgttaaatccacttcaatcagtgtagatgaaggggaggagacacgttaaagaaggatttctaagccttgagacaattgagacatggattgtgtctgtgtaccattcagagggtgaatggctcagataaaagatttaagtgcctttgaacgcggtacggtagtaggtgccaggcggaCCAGTTTGAGtgcgtcaagaactgcaacgctgcagggtctttccacactcaacagtttcctgtgtgtatcaaggatGGTTCACCACCTGAAtttctttgagccaatcagttgtgctgtaacaaggtaggtgtggtatacagaagctctatttggtaaaagtccatagcaagaacagctcaaataagcaaagagaaacaacagtccctcattactttaagacatgatgggTCAGTCAGtacggaacatttcaataacttttaaagtttcttcaagtgcagtcgcaaaaaaaacacatcaaggtgttatttcatagttttgatatcttcactattgttctacaatgtagaaaatagtaaaattaaagaaaaacccttgaatgagtaggtgttctagaACGTTCGACCCGTAGTGTGTGTTCTACAATTcccaaatcacattttattggccacggaaacacatacagttgaagacggaagtctACATAcgccttagtcaaatacattttagctctgtttttcacaattcctgacatttaatactagtaaaaattccctgtcttaggtcagttaggatcaccactttattttaagaatgtgaaatgtcagaataatagtagagagaattatttatttcagcttttatttctttcatcacattcccagtgggtcagaagtttacatgcactcaattagtgtttggtagcattgcctttaaattgtttaacttgggtcaaatgtgtcgggtagccttccacaagcttcccacaatgagttgggtgaattttggctcattcctcctgacagagctggtgtaactgagtcgggtttgtaggcctccttgctcgcacacgctttttcagttctgcccacaaatgttctataggattgatgtcaggactttgtgatggccactccaataccttgactttgttgtccttaagccattttgccacaactttggaagtatgcttggggtcattgtccatttggaagacccatttacaaccaagctttaacttcctgactgatgtcttgagatgttgcttcaatatatccacatcattttccttcctcatgatgcacctattttgtgaagtgcaccagtccctcctgcagcaaagcacccccacaacctgatgctgccacccccatgcttcacggttgagatggtgttcttcggcttgcaagcctccccctttctcctccaaacataacaatggtcattatggtcaaacagttctatttttgtttcatcagaccagaggacatttctccaaaaagtatgatctttgtccccatgtgcagttgcaaactgtagtctggcttttttatggcggttttggagcagtggcttcttccttgctgaacggcctttcaggttatgtcgatataggactcgttttactgtggctatagatacctGTTTCCTCTaacatcttcacaagggcctttgctgttgttctgggattgatttgtacttttcgcaccaaagtctgttcatctctaggagacagaaggcgtctccttcctgagcggtatgacggctacgtggtcccatggtgtttatacttgcttactattgtttgtacagatgaacgtggtaccttcaggcgtttggaaattgctcccacggatgaaccagacttgtcgaGGTCTACACATtatttttgaggtcttggctgatttctttagattttccaagccgtttaaaagcacggtcaacttagtgtatgtaaacttctgacccactggaattgtgatttagtgaaataatctgtctgtaaacaattgttggaataattacttgtgtcattcacaaagtagatgtcctaaccgacttgccaaaactataatttgttaacaagtaaTTTGTGTAGCGCttgaaaagcgagttttaatgactccaacctaagtatatgtaaacttccgacttcaactgtatttaccagatgttattgtgggtgtagtgaaatgcttgtgttcctagctccaatagtgcagtaatatctaacacttcacaacaatacacacatctaaacgTTAAAGGATGTAATTAAGACatgtataaatattaggatgagcaacgTCGGAATGCCATTGACTACAATACAGTAGAAGCTGACCAATGTTTTGAAGAACTATGTAGAGAATGCAGAGAAGGTGACGGAACAGCTATACAATATCTAatgtaatgtgtgtatatatatgtgtgtatgtacttcAGGAAGCTGACCAAGGTCCTGAAGAACTATGTGGAGAATGCAGAGAGGCTGACAGAACAGCTGCTGAAGGCCATGAAAGCTCTGGAGTACATATTCAAGTTCATAGTGCGCTCCAGGGTCCTCTTCAACCAGTAAGtgttacacacctacacacacaccta of the Salvelinus namaycush isolate Seneca unplaced genomic scaffold, SaNama_1.0 Scaffold2494, whole genome shotgun sequence genome contains:
- the LOC120039051 gene encoding dedicator of cytokinesis protein 1-like, whose amino-acid sequence is DLLGLLKWRSNTSLLQQNLRQLMKVEGGEVVKFLQDTLDALFNIMMENSDSDTFDTLVFDSLVFIIGLISDRKFQHFNPVLETYIRKHFSATLAYTKLTKVLKNYVENAERLTEQLLKAMKALEYIFKFIVRSRVLFNQLYENKGEADFMESLRNLFTSFNEMMNLNSENTGMVKGAALKYVPTIVNDVKLVFDPKELRWVFIRETAVLW